In Mustela lutreola isolate mMusLut2 chromosome 1, mMusLut2.pri, whole genome shotgun sequence, one genomic interval encodes:
- the THRSP gene encoding thyroid hormone-inducible hepatic protein: protein MQVPTKLYPKNCLLTVMDRYSATVRNMEQMVMIPSLLRDVPLNGQGQQAQEGAPDLYKYFTMLKAIRVDVDHGLLPRQEWWSKVAGGRAHESDHEAAETEDEEERVLGKLDLEAQFHLHFSSLHHILTNLTLKAEEVTRKYQEIMGQAM from the coding sequence ATGCAGGTGCCAACCAAGCTCTACCCCAAGAACTGCCTGCTGACCGTCATGGACCGCTACTCGGCCACGGTGCGCAACATGGAGCAGATGGTGATGAtccccagcctcctgcgggaCGTGCCATTGAACGGGCAGGGGCAGCAGGCTCAGGAGGGGGCCCCTGATCTCTATAAATACTTCACCATGCTCAAGGCCATCCGCGTGGATGTGGACCATGGGCTGCTGCCCCGACAGGAGTGGTGGTCCAAGGTGGCAGGTGGCAGAGCCCATGAGTCCGATCATGaagctgcagagacagaggatgaggaggagaggGTCTTGGGGAAGCTGGACCTGGAAGCTCAGTTCCACCTGCACTTTTCCAGCCTTCATCACATCCTCACCAATCTTACCCTGAAAGCTGAGGAGGTGACAAGGAAATACCAGGAGATAATGGGACAGGCCATGTAG
- the NDUFC2 gene encoding NADH dehydrogenase [ubiquinone] 1 subunit C2, translated as MMDGRPGRVPLQFLPDEARSLPPPKLTDPRLAYIGFLGYCSGLLDNAIRRRPVMSAGLHRQLLYVTSFVFIGYYLLKRQDYVYAVKDHDMFAYVKSHSEDFPEKDKKTYGELLEEFHPVR; from the exons ATGATGGACGGAAGGCCGGGCCGAGTGCCCTTACAGTTCCTGCCGGATGAGGCCCGGAGCCTCCCCCCGCCCAAGCTGACCGACCCGCGGCTCGCCTACATCGGCTTCTTAGGCTACTGTTCCGGCCTACTTGATAACGCGATCCGGCGGAGGCCGGTGATGTCTGCCG GTTTGCATCGCCAGCTCCTATATGTTACTTCCTTTGTCTTTATTGGATATTATCTTTTAAAACGTCAAGACTATGTGTATGCTGTGAAGGACCATGATATGTTTGCTTATGTAAAATCACATTCAGAGGATTTTCCTGAAAAAG ataagaaaacgtATGGCGAATTGCTTGAAGAATTCCATCCAGTGCGTTGA